In Deltaproteobacteria bacterium, a genomic segment contains:
- a CDS encoding glycosyltransferase gives MIGEKTKVFRGDLYSDPDDRSPSVKILHVFGRMNRGGAEMRTLELMKMVQPLGLQFHFYVLSGQQGELDDRIYQLGGLVHYQRLNIMFPVRFKRILSRHKFDVVHSHVYYFSGYVSKLAAEAKIPVRIAHFRSVRDYHGERLHRKLYRRLMKHWIDRYATHILAVSKSAMDASWGEDWRSDRRCRVIYNGLDTASFTGSRNKSGVLSELALPLDCHLIAHVGRMSRPKNHERVISIFSKIHSLEPKSRLLLIGRSDNDIEVRLRKRVNQLGLASRVVFLGERMDVPRLLKAADLMILPSLWEGLPGVCLEACAAGTPVLASDLPGVREIADHLQDIHYLGLEEDDSVWASLAKRLLGEHQVRRSTDAAVREFSKSVFSLENCMRAHLEVWKANSK, from the coding sequence ATGATAGGCGAAAAAACCAAGGTGTTTCGCGGAGATCTGTATAGCGATCCGGACGATCGATCACCTTCGGTCAAGATCCTTCACGTGTTTGGCCGCATGAACCGGGGGGGCGCGGAGATGCGGACTCTGGAACTCATGAAGATGGTACAACCTTTGGGCCTACAGTTTCACTTCTACGTTTTGTCCGGGCAGCAAGGCGAACTTGATGATAGGATATATCAATTGGGCGGCCTCGTTCACTATCAACGGCTGAACATCATGTTTCCCGTTCGCTTTAAGCGGATTTTGTCGAGGCACAAGTTTGACGTGGTCCACTCGCACGTGTATTACTTCTCGGGCTACGTGTCAAAGTTGGCCGCGGAGGCCAAGATACCGGTCCGCATCGCCCACTTCCGCAGCGTGCGAGACTATCACGGAGAAAGACTGCACAGGAAATTGTACCGGCGCCTGATGAAGCATTGGATAGACCGGTATGCAACTCATATCCTGGCGGTAAGCAAAAGTGCTATGGATGCCTCATGGGGGGAGGATTGGCGGTCGGATCGCCGATGCAGGGTCATCTACAACGGCTTGGATACTGCGTCCTTTACCGGGTCCCGAAATAAATCTGGTGTATTGAGTGAGCTTGCTTTGCCCCTGGACTGCCATTTGATTGCGCACGTCGGAAGAATGAGTCGCCCTAAGAACCACGAGAGGGTGATTAGTATCTTTAGCAAGATTCATTCACTAGAGCCCAAATCGCGCCTGCTTCTGATCGGCCGGAGTGACAACGACATTGAGGTCCGGCTTAGAAAACGTGTGAATCAGCTTGGACTTGCGTCTCGGGTAGTGTTCTTGGGCGAGCGAATGGACGTTCCACGTTTGCTAAAAGCTGCAGACCTCATGATTCTTCCCTCGCTTTGGGAAGGCCTTCCAGGCGTGTGTCTCGAGGCCTGCGCGGCGGGAACGCCCGTTCTTGCGAGCGATCTTCCGGGTGTTCGCGAAATTGCGGATCACCTTCAAGATATACACTACCTCGGATTGGAGGAGGATGATTCGGTCTGGGCGTCGCTTGCCAAGAGGTTGCTCGGCGAACATCAGGTCAGAAGAAGCACCGACGCGGCGGTTCGTGAATTCTCCAAGAGCGTATTTTCCCTTGAGAACTGCATGAGAGCGCACCTAGAAGTTTGGAAGGCAAATTCCAAGTAA
- a CDS encoding O-antigen ligase family protein: protein MILFFHMACVLPIASLIVELDYSRQCAYALVVLSTAALAFLCFLHYGDTINLVKFNVGYLRDEMGGRDLANPNAVGSQMGLAVLLSLSFCFGQFRNKDKTWLRSRAKSLVWALVILFLVLGAILTRSREAFVLVLLPSYLIVFHSRRHSRRKVAAVFLLILTGAIIPFTALGDAFVDLGRRFANVEELVTLSDRTDIWRFGADVLQTGPKNLLIGAGTGSADKALGAQGYYFAGSKLGDDGIVRLNAHNTYVEWLVSFGFVGFALGMSLLFAVVKRAWKWDKRQGTMFRRALVLFCVLSAAASVTYRSFLWPALGSLILAVLTDTGLRHPHAQDRLTPSLDGRPPASTG, encoded by the coding sequence ATGATCCTCTTTTTCCATATGGCTTGCGTGCTGCCAATCGCTTCCCTGATCGTCGAACTAGACTACTCGAGGCAATGTGCGTATGCGCTCGTTGTACTAAGTACTGCGGCGCTCGCTTTTCTCTGTTTCTTACACTACGGTGATACAATCAATCTGGTCAAATTCAACGTGGGTTACCTGAGAGACGAGATGGGAGGGAGGGATTTGGCGAACCCCAACGCCGTTGGGAGCCAAATGGGACTTGCCGTATTGCTTTCTCTTAGCTTCTGTTTCGGGCAGTTCAGGAACAAAGACAAGACTTGGTTGAGATCTAGGGCCAAGAGTCTAGTCTGGGCGCTGGTGATTCTATTCCTCGTTCTCGGAGCCATTCTGACGCGATCGAGAGAGGCCTTTGTGCTGGTTCTTCTGCCGTCTTATTTGATCGTCTTCCATTCTCGAAGGCACAGTAGACGTAAGGTTGCCGCGGTCTTCTTGTTGATACTCACAGGGGCGATTATTCCGTTCACGGCATTAGGGGATGCTTTCGTTGACCTTGGCAGGCGGTTCGCGAACGTCGAGGAACTGGTAACACTGAGCGATCGAACCGATATTTGGAGATTTGGAGCAGATGTACTGCAGACCGGGCCTAAGAACCTGCTCATCGGCGCGGGAACAGGGTCGGCCGATAAGGCGCTCGGTGCTCAAGGATACTATTTCGCAGGTAGTAAATTGGGCGATGATGGAATTGTCCGTTTGAATGCACATAACACTTACGTTGAATGGCTCGTATCATTCGGTTTTGTGGGATTCGCTCTGGGTATGAGTCTCTTGTTTGCGGTGGTGAAGAGGGCCTGGAAGTGGGACAAAAGGCAGGGAACCATGTTCAGGAGAGCGCTGGTGCTCTTCTGCGTCCTAAGTGCTGCCGCCTCCGTCACTTATCGATCTTTCTTATGGCCGGCCTTGGGCAGCCTGATATTGGCTGTGCTGACCGACACGGGGCTGCGACACCCCCATGCTCAAGATCGGCTCACCCCAAGCCTCGACGGACGGCCCCCCGCTTCCACGGGATGA
- a CDS encoding glycosyltransferase family 4 protein has product MDLAVTTEYRFRRTPDGRVWTAANFDHGFWSRYLEVFERVRVVARIEEVLTVSENCKESTGEHVAFTPLPYYKGSKAFVRRYPELRKRIKEVAESRDAFILRVPSTLAGRLAVRLKRSGHPYGAEVVGDPHGVFSPGAVNHPLRSFLRRWFGREMAVLIRGACSTAYVTRNALQRRYPSSPNVFTTHFSSIVLKDRDLATEIRSRKEAKQRYRLISVGSLEQPYKGMDVLIDAVVVCARSGLDLELKLVGDGRYRNMLEDRVSAKGLKSVVEFTGELPGSCAVREQLDRADLFVMASRTEGLPQAMIEAMARGLPCIGTNVGGIPELLPKEALVPPGEVGALATKIREMITDPQRMRNESRRNLEEARQYRETLLRARRVEFYDHVMRQNEQWLRTTRRDIRRDVRSA; this is encoded by the coding sequence ATGGATCTTGCGGTCACCACGGAATATCGTTTTCGACGCACACCCGACGGCCGAGTGTGGACAGCGGCGAATTTTGACCACGGGTTTTGGTCTCGCTACCTGGAAGTGTTTGAACGGGTTCGAGTGGTAGCGAGGATTGAAGAGGTTTTGACCGTTTCGGAAAACTGTAAGGAGTCTACGGGCGAGCACGTTGCCTTCACTCCATTGCCTTATTACAAAGGGTCGAAAGCCTTTGTGCGACGCTATCCGGAGCTGAGAAAAAGGATTAAAGAAGTAGCCGAATCGCGGGACGCCTTCATCCTGAGAGTGCCGTCCACTTTGGCCGGTAGGCTGGCAGTTAGGCTTAAACGGTCCGGACACCCCTATGGCGCTGAGGTCGTGGGGGATCCACATGGAGTTTTTTCGCCCGGAGCTGTTAATCATCCATTGCGCTCGTTCCTCCGAAGGTGGTTCGGGAGGGAAATGGCCGTACTGATCCGAGGCGCCTGCTCGACGGCCTATGTTACAAGGAACGCACTACAGCGCAGGTACCCCTCGAGCCCAAACGTATTCACCACTCATTTTTCCAGTATTGTTTTGAAGGACAGGGACCTGGCCACAGAGATCCGGTCGCGGAAAGAAGCGAAACAACGGTATCGACTCATAAGTGTGGGGTCCCTCGAACAGCCTTACAAAGGAATGGATGTGCTGATCGATGCCGTGGTCGTGTGTGCGCGATCGGGGTTGGATTTGGAGCTGAAGCTCGTGGGAGACGGCAGATATCGGAACATGTTGGAGGACAGAGTGTCTGCCAAAGGCTTGAAGAGCGTCGTTGAGTTCACGGGCGAGCTGCCCGGTAGTTGCGCCGTTCGAGAACAATTGGATCGAGCGGACCTATTCGTCATGGCTTCCCGTACGGAGGGATTGCCACAGGCCATGATCGAAGCGATGGCCAGAGGCTTGCCCTGCATTGGGACCAATGTGGGCGGCATACCTGAATTACTTCCGAAAGAAGCCTTGGTCCCTCCAGGTGAAGTCGGGGCTCTGGCGACCAAGATCCGGGAAATGATAACCGATCCTCAACGAATGCGTAACGAGTCCAGGCGAAATCTGGAAGAGGCAAGGCAATATCGGGAAACATTGCTTCGCGCGAGAAGGGTGGAATTCTACGACCACGTCATGCGGCAGAATGAGCAATGGCTCCGGACAACAAGGCGGGACATACGGAGGGACGTTCGATCTGCGTGA